Within the Eleginops maclovinus isolate JMC-PN-2008 ecotype Puerto Natales chromosome 5, JC_Emac_rtc_rv5, whole genome shotgun sequence genome, the region AAAACACAGAGGTTTAAAATGTCCGCCCAGATGTAATTGAGTTTTACTGGCTAACGATGACAGTGATCTCCTTGgcatattttgttttgcatcaaatattttataatgtgaATTGATGAAATATATTGCAGAGGAAAAACGGACAAACATACTTGGACTCCTTGTTGGCCAGTATGAGCTGGAAGATGCCGACACATGCGCCTCTCTTGCCCTCCCAGTAGTTGGATTCTGGGTCTAGTTTCTCCAGGGCATCAAACGCTTTGGCTGCATAGTAGAACTGGCCCATCTGAAACAATAACCATATCTCCATGAGAAATGCCAATGTTCATGGCATCTGGTTCAGCTCTTTTATTCTCTCATTTCACAGAGGCTGTAGCCagaatgtgttaaaatgtgacTTAAACAATTCTTTGGTTATCAGTTATTACTATACGTTTCAGCAATAACTAATATATTTACAGATACATTCCCATTTAAGTGGTCACCAAAATCAATACACGatgcagaaaacaaaaggatGGTGTCACCTTGTAGCAGTCGTTGGCAATGAGCTGCAGCAGACTGAAGGAATCGGAGGAAGTGCCCATCTTCAGATAGAGCTCCCAGGCAAGCCGGCCCCTCTGGTTCATGATGTCTGACCAGAAGAGAAGAGTTCAATCATCCTTCATTCACAGGCAGATTCTGCGACTATTATAGATTCTGATTTGGGAGATATTCATTGCCTGTGGTAAGGTTTTCATTGATGTGGGTAAAGCGAAGATGGGGATAAAAACCTTGTAATTGAGGTATTCATTTCTTAGAGCTGCTGAGCTAACACCAGCTGGGTGCAAGAGTGAACATAAACTTTGTTTTATAAACCCGGGGCTAGAAATCTGTCGGTGATGTTTGATTAGTTCTCAGTATGACTGAGTAAGTGTAAAAGCTTCCTCAGTCTAATGTAAGAGCTCTCAGTTCATGATTTTATCTCATCAGGGGTAGATCACTGTCATTGTTTACATGTCTAACTAAAAAGGACTCTCCTTTTTCAAAATGCAGATCTGTTCAgagttgaacactggaaataggctctgtgtttctgtttcaattCCTCCTCTGGtaaacaattcaaatgtattttatattttccttttttctattttaaagtttgacaaTTGTATTCCTTTTTAAAGTTAAGTTGAGATACATATGTATGCATTTGCTAAATGAATGATTTCTGCCTTGGAGAAAGATTTTggtaataaaacataacatcacAATACGTACAGCATCTTGCCAGCCAGCTGAGGTAAACATAGTCATTCTTGATCTTTTCATTCTGAATCAGCAGAAAAATCTGAAAGAGATATTAAAATTAATCCAAATATCTTTCAGCAATGCATTAGCATTGATAAAAGCCTGTAAAATGCAGTTGTGTGAATGTTAAATGAAGTAAGTTACCTCTTCTGCTTCTTTGTAGTTGCCAAGGGCTGCTTTAGCCTGAGCATAGTTGAAGTTGAACGTATCATCGTTATAGAAGTAaccctgcaaaaacaaaagtacaatTATGCCTACACAAAAAGCCCCACATGTGCAtccaaaagcacacacacacctggacagATGTACTGTGTCTGTGAAGCACTACCGCTCATCTAAAGTGGCACTTGTCTCCCAGTGTGTGGGAGTCTTTTAAAATCTCCAACTCACATATGAACACCACAGCAAAGTATTCTCACTGTGATTTTTTTACGGGAATATAATAAgggaatataatataatatagcacTAACCTTGACTGAGTTGAGATATATGAGGACATCTTCAAATAGCCTTAAGAGGAAGAAGCAGGATGCCATGCACTGTCTGCCAGGAATAGTGTCTGAAAGCGAGAAATatgttacacacacatcctcacacagcTTTCCTTTATAAAAGCGCATACggatcaaatgtattttcaatgtaCCGCATTCACTGGCCGAGCCTCCCACCAGCTGAAAGAACTGTTGAGCAAATTTCAGGTGATCCCTCTGAAAGACAAAGCATAAAAACAGAGATGTGTCTCTTTGACTCACTATTATCACTTTTGTGTGTGACTATTTCTTAACAGAAATACTCACTGATCCAATTTCTTGTCCCAATGCTGCATTGACGACTCCTTTCAGAATGTACTCCTGAAAAAAGCAGTCAGAGAAAAAAGCAATACTGATTATCTTCAtagaaaacaagaaagaaaaataaaacacttcaaagcAAAGACTCAGTTGTTGTTCAAATAAAGCCGAGCCAGCACAATTAATTGTTCTGTTTATTGTCGACTTGCACAAGAAGAATAACATATCAATCTGTTTCACTGAGTTTATTTAACCTGAATTCATACATTTCTTTCCTGTAAAAACCTATTAATTGTATGCAAAATCACCAAtattactgtttattttttatgtttattttattggcaAGATCTAATTCTTTATTGAGACCAACTAGTTACATGTAATATCACATTACCACCCAATGTCACATTTAATTATTACCTGAGTCGTATTGGGAACCAAATCTTGGATGAGGTTGTAGGCTTCCTGCACATcatctggaaataaaaacattgagcCTGTGAGTCCATAAGCTAGGGGAGGTTTTCTCTGAAATCTGGCCGTTAAAAGACCTACACAATTAATTTAAGGAAGAGAATTATCTTAGGCTTTCTGCCTCACAGGTATTTTAGAATGTTTCAAAAAGGATTAGAGCACATTTAGTAGAATTTGTATATTTGTCTTGATGAGTAAGGGAAAAAATGTCCTTATCTTAATTTTCTCACCGCTTGATTTACAGTTAGTTAGAGATTTGATGCATTTCAACAGGAATTATTTTCTGTGTATAGCTTGTTTCAAAAAACTGCAAAATGCCACTCCACACACCTTGTCTGAGATAGTAGATGACCAGGTTGAGTCTGGCCTCTGGGATCACATCGATCAGAGGAGGCAGCACCTGCAATGCCCCCTCCCCACCACGAAACACCACCTGCAGTACACAAGGAGGGGGGGGGTATTCAGAATGTGGAAAAGTAGCATGTGAGTCGCTACTAAATGTACagccacgcacacacactcagtgatAGAGCTTGTGAGGAGCTTACCAGGTTGTGTCGGATAAGCTCCTTAGCAAACTcaaaggagcaggaggagatgTCGATTAGGTTCTTCAACTCAGCcttagagggagagagagtctACAGTAAGCCAAACCCACCGGCAGTTATTGATGACAAGCAGTTACAGGAATACCTGTTACAGTGCATGCAtggctaaataaatacaattcaaaatagTTAAAAAGCATTTTCCAGAAAAGCACAATAACTGTGCAGTGACACTCTAAAATACTGTATCTATAAATAGCCACTTGTTTTAATGTATGCCTTTGTACTATTTGTCAGATTATGTTTATGCTTAAACTATTGGTTCCTGGGTTCCGAGTACCTCGGCTGCCTTGCCGTTGTAGAGTCTGAAATGGTTGCAGGCCTTGAGGTTGAGGGCAATAGTGGAGTCTGGCACGCTCTGCAGGTACACAGCCAGCACCTCCTGCGACACATCGTAGTAGTCCAGCTTGTAGTAACACAGAGCCACGTACACTTTCAGGGCCAGGAACTCTCTGAAGGACAAAACGCAGCGAGGGTGTTAAACTGGCTTTcagacctaaaaaaaaaaacaggtttctTCATCACCACAAAAATGTACTGTTTAAAAcagtacatttttcattattaacCATGTCATTAATGTATTCACTTAATACTATCTCATATTTCTTGACAAATTGTTTGTgatcattttagaaatgtacatCAAGAATTTATTCTAGTtcatgaagaagaaaaagtgtAAAAGCAGATTTGATGACGTAAGAATATTAGGTTTGAATAaataagaatcagaatcacTGTCCACATGATATTTATAGTCGTTGTCTTAAAATAATTTACCTGTTGTACGATGGGGGACACAGATAGCTACAGTTCAGCAAGACTTAATAGTTAGTTTGTAAAAGTTATATCAATGTACATTGTTCCCTTTCATAGACACCATGGTATTTGAGCAAATAaccaatatatttttattatatattatgatAACAACAATCTTTATGGTTGGGCATATTTGCAAGACGGAGACAGTAAGTTATTACAGGAACAAACAGATAGAAGAATTTCTACCTGAATGCCAAAAACAAGACACATCATAGAATCTGGTTCTAGGAgtaatgtgtatattttttgtattgtgttttttttccaatttgaataaaaagtcaGGCATGAAACTTAAACTGATGTCGACCAAGTAAACTCGAGATTTACCTTGGCCTACAGATTCCACAGCACCTTGAACACATCTCTGGGAATGTGTCAAAGTGAAATCAAAGTCTTTGCTTTTCTTACCCTTGCTTCTTCAGACACAGTATATCAGTGTTAGCGTTAGAGCAAGCTGACTCAGCAGATCACCTGCACCGACACCTGAATTATCTCTATGGTTCCAAAAGGCGTGAAGCTAAAATTAACAACTCACAGCTGTCAAGGTGGTGCAAGGATGGCATGACATGCATCCACAGCAGAACTGTGAAACTGATTTAACCTCTTAGGATACACTACGTTagcaaatactgtttatttattctataGTGTTTTCTGGACATACTTGAAAAAATAAGGATTTTTGAGTGAAGATGAGGCAGATGGGAAAATctatgaaaaatatttaaaatcatcaCTTTGTTGGTGGATGTGAGTTGGGcattcatgaaaaataaataaacttctgttttctttatttattcttaagAATACGTTctgtcatttttgaaaaaacacataataaatattatgcttttttttcttctgctaaTGATTTATGAGTGTTCATTCACAGAATTAATTCAACATTGCAGTTTTTCAACTTCGTCATATGATTAGGTGCCGAATGGGTTAATACAGTAAAAGGCTCAGACCTGTTCTGCAGTAGAAGGCGTTTATAGATGTCTATAGCCTCCTGGTAGTGGGAGCGCATGTAGTGGATGGATGCCAGGCTCAGCTGGTCCTCTGTCACGTCCTCCAGATTCTGATGGAATCCCATCAGCCTCTTCTCGTCGTTAAACTGAGACAGAATATACAGACAGTGAATGGATATATCAATCAGGAATGTTATCATGAAAATGCAGCTGAAACTGCTTAAAAGAATGAAGACATGAGTCACACCAAGGAACAAAAAGGTCacagaaatctgaaataatcCTACATCTCAAATCacaacagcagaggaggagataGACAAAGACGATTTTATCTGGTTTGTATTGAGACAGATGCACATAAATGATCAAAAATTGAACAAAGTGtttctcagtgttgagctctgACGAAATGAACAGATCATCATTTCATGACATGAATACGTGTGTCAcaaaaaactgcatttacaGTGCAGGGTGGCTCAGCAGTGAACTGTTAATGATTAAGTGAGGCAATATAGgtcaataataaacacaatagtaaaaaaaatacagttgtttTCCAACCTTGTGAGCCAGGTGGAAAAGTAGTCGGTTTTGGAGGGGGGACACTGGGGCTACAGAGAGCAATAGATAGCACATTTAGTTAGACAGCTATCCACATAACAGGCTAAATATATATTCTTCTTCTCAATACTTATTGATGTTTTGAACATGCAGCTTCTTTACACCAATATAATTgaagcaaataaaataattctgtATTTGGACTTGTTAGGCATAGCAGGTATGTGCACCatattttgttcacattttgacAATTATTTGACAAGATAGATACAATGAATAGATAGATACTGAATATTAAACAGTGCCATATGGTCCTGCTGAGCATGATCTAGCTTACCCTTAGATGCAGCATCCTCAGCCTCTTTATAGAGACCCAGAAAAAACAGTGCACAAGCCAGAAAGACCCACACATCCGCAGCACAATCAGGCTTCATGGTAAGAGCCTTGTACTCCTTTcagaaatgagaggaaataTAACACATGCAGTCAGTCTACAAAAAGAAgccattgttttcatttctccatttatttatcattttaataaatgaatactgCATTTGGGATACTTCAAAATCCTGTGTATTAAACTAGACACTCATTAAGACATGTAGAGCAAAGAGTACCTCCATAGCTCTCTTGTAATCGCCCAAGTGAAAGGCACAGTAGCCAATCCAGAGGTCTGCATGCTCCTCTTTCTCGCCAATACTTCTCTGGAACTAGAGATGACACAGCAAcaaatcagcagcagcatcagcagcgtTCAGGAGTACAGTGCTGTCTGTAGCATAGGTGTGGGAGTGAAGC harbors:
- the ift56 gene encoding intraflagellar transport protein 56 → MILSRVKPAVGGEIAVSVSEKKKKNKTKVPSLEEYLQQRDYLGAFTLLEFQRSIGEKEEHADLWIGYCAFHLGDYKRAMEEYKALTMKPDCAADVWVFLACALFFLGLYKEAEDAASKAPVSPLQNRLLFHLAHKFNDEKRLMGFHQNLEDVTEDQLSLASIHYMRSHYQEAIDIYKRLLLQNREFLALKVYVALCYYKLDYYDVSQEVLAVYLQSVPDSTIALNLKACNHFRLYNGKAAEAELKNLIDISSCSFEFAKELIRHNLVVFRGGEGALQVLPPLIDVIPEARLNLVIYYLRQDDVQEAYNLIQDLVPNTTQEYILKGVVNAALGQEIGSRDHLKFAQQFFQLVGGSASECDTIPGRQCMASCFFLLRLFEDVLIYLNSVKGYFYNDDTFNFNYAQAKAALGNYKEAEEIFLLIQNEKIKNDYVYLSWLARCYIMNQRGRLAWELYLKMGTSSDSFSLLQLIANDCYKMGQFYYAAKAFDALEKLDPESNYWEGKRGACVGIFQLILANKESKETLKEVLSLLRNSGNPQVEYIIRALRKWAKDNRVLLS